The sequence GCGCTGCGGGGGGCGGACCTCGTGCTGCACCTGACCGAATGGCCGCAGTTCCGCGAGCTCGCTCCCGAGCGGGCCCGCGCATTGGTCGCCCGTCCACGGATCGTGGACGGCAGGGGGACGCTCGACGGGGCCACGTGGGCCGCGGCGGGCTGGCAGTTCCGGGCGCTGGGTAGACCCGCGCCGGGTGGGGAGGGGTAAGGACATGACGTACGAGACATTCGACGACGTGGGTGTCACGATCGTGATGCCCACGTACAACGAGGCCGCCAATCTGCCGAGAATGGCCGAGGCGGTGCTTCAACTGCCGCTGAACGGGCTGCACTTGAAGGTGGTGGACGACTCCAGTCCGGACGGTACGGGACGGATCGCCGAGGAGCTGGCGGAGAAGTACAACGCGGACGGGCGGCGCCGGATGAGCGTGCTGCACCGGACGGAGAAGGACGGCCTCGGGCGGGCGTACGTCGCGGGCATGACCGCCGCGGTCGACGAGGGCGCGGAGTACGTGGTGCAGATGGACGCCGACGGCAGCCATCCCGTGGAGGCGGTGCCCCGGATGCTCGGGACCGCCGTGGCCTCGGGGGTCGGGCTGGTCATCGGGAGCCGGTACGTCGAGGGGGGCTCGCTCGACGAGGAGTGGGGTGCGCACCGGGTGCTGCTGTCGCGGTTCGCGAACCGGTATGCGCGGACCGTGCTCGGCACGAAGATCCGGGACATCACGGCGGGGTTCAACCTGTGGTCCGCGCGGACTCTGGAGGACGTGGACCTGCGGTCGCTGGACAGTGCCGGGTACAGCTTCCAGGTCGAGCTGAAGTACAAGGCCGTTCGGGCGGGGCACAGTGCGGTGGAGATTCCTATTCGGTTCGAGGAGCGGACCGAAGGGGTTTCGAAGATGACTCTTCGTACGCAGTGGGAGTCGGCGTTGGTGCCGGTTCGGTTGCGCCTCAAGCGCAACTGACGTTCTTTTGGGGGCGGGGGCGGGTGCGGGTGCGTTGTGGCTGGTTGCGCCGTTCCCCGCGCCCCTGAAGGCGAAAAGATTGCGCCGTTCCCCGCGCCCCTAAAAGCTAAAAGACTGCGCCGTTCCCCGCGCCCCTAAAAGCCAAAAGCCAAAAGCTAAAAGATTGCGCCGTTCCCCGCGCCCCTGGAAAGCACCCGTGCCCCCCGAAAGGGCTACTGGTTGGCTGCGGCTGATGCCTGGGCTTCGCCTCTGCGGCGGATCTGGCGGAAGGTGAATTCGGCCAGGTCGTCGCCGGTGGTGAAGACCTTGGCGTCCTTCTCCGTCACGTCCTTGCCGTTGGTGAAGCCGGCGACTGTGAAGTAGGCGTAGCGGCCGTACGAGTTGGTCGTCGAGCGGCAGATCGCCGAGCGGCAGAAGACGGGGACGCCCTCACCGGAGAGGGACTGGACGACGCTCCGCTTGTCGGCGTCGGTCTTCGCCCTGAGCGCCTTGGCCTCGTTGTCGAAGACGGCCACACCGACCGTCACCGCCACGCCGTCCTTCGAGTACGTGACGCGCATG is a genomic window of Streptomyces sp. NBC_00414 containing:
- a CDS encoding polyprenol monophosphomannose synthase, with protein sequence MTYETFDDVGVTIVMPTYNEAANLPRMAEAVLQLPLNGLHLKVVDDSSPDGTGRIAEELAEKYNADGRRRMSVLHRTEKDGLGRAYVAGMTAAVDEGAEYVVQMDADGSHPVEAVPRMLGTAVASGVGLVIGSRYVEGGSLDEEWGAHRVLLSRFANRYARTVLGTKIRDITAGFNLWSARTLEDVDLRSLDSAGYSFQVELKYKAVRAGHSAVEIPIRFEERTEGVSKMTLRTQWESALVPVRLRLKRN